In Phaseolus vulgaris cultivar G19833 chromosome 3, P. vulgaris v2.0, whole genome shotgun sequence, the sequence GTACAGATTTAATTTAGTAATTAACAAATTCTGCATAAATTATACAAAATCCCTCGACTTGCTTCTTTTCCCTCAAAGAAAAAATTGCTTTGGTGCTCTTAGTGTTGATATACAAGTTCACTATCTATGCAGTAATAGTCATGCgcaataataatttattcttcATATTTATGCGCCATTGACCCATTATTCGGTTTGATGGCTCCACTATTCGTCCTTAGACTTCAAGAAAGTAAGGTAAGAAATTTCTAACATTAATTAAGATTTTTAAGTAGGACttttagattttataatatTGCAGTAACAAAAACGTGATGCGATatattcaaactttattttcGAAGAACCATTATTCGTGTCAACTActacattattaattatttatttatttattttactggGAAAGTTCCTTTGGCTATTATGGTTctatataaataagaaagagTTTGTGAGGAAGGAACACAGCTAATAGAAAAACTCTATCCTTAAATTATTGCTCCTTGTTACTTCCTACGCCATGGAAACCAATTGCAACTGTAACAAGGGCTTTGCGGACAGTTACATGTTATTGAAGCCCGAAGAAGCAGGTTACTTTGATCTTCTCCGTGTCTTAATTTTCAGAAACATATCGCAAAGGAAGTTTGTGGAAAGCCATGCAGACGATGATTTGAACGAAACTTTGGGTCATCGATGGCtcatatttatttctattttggCTCAGAAGCTTTTGCAGCTTATGGCTAAGCCATTGTCACTATTTGGAGCTTGCGTTGAACTTTTGATCAACCTCATTGCCCTCAATGGTGGTGTATTCTGGCTTGTTCCTAACTTTATCAGAGGTTTGTCCCTATTCCTAACTTCTCTCTTAACATGTTATAGAATTGGTAAAAAAATTCTTACctgtaaacattttttttataaacaagaATTCAACTAAATTATTTCGGCTTAAAAGGAATAATGAACTCAATTGATTTTTTACCTGAAATCAAatactaaaaatttaaatacgaAGTAGTATTTTCGACGAGATTTTACCCACAAGTGCCAACATCTAATAGAAAAAAccaaaacactaaaaaaaaagcTATCACATCTTAAAACAATATCTAAAGTAACAAGCCAGACAACCAAGATAAGAAAAACTTAAATCCCTACACTGACGAGATTTTCATAGTATATTTCGTGTTGGTATAACCATTGCTTTCTTTTTAGAAACAAATTAACACTTGACTTGACCCTCGATTATTGAGATGTATCGCTTTTAAGAGATACAAAAAAGCAAACAAAGCCAAAGTGAATAATAAGACCCAGCTGAATTTCCATTAAAATGTTAGAATCTAGTGGCTCACCAGCTTTGCACTATTCTGGGTCAACGTGCGAGTCAATCCtagtttatatatatgtaaatctattaaaaataaaataaaaaatgataataagGTCAAGCTAAATATGTCTATATTTTAAAGGTTTTTTTATTAGGAGTTTTTGACCCGTCAAATCCATTAGGCAAAAGCTTAATCAGACTCCATGTTTCAAGTTTAGTTTTTAGGAGCCcggtttagtttttatttcaggTTCTTTGTATTCATTGTTAAATTGGACCTCGTCTAAATTGTCTGCTCCAACAACTTTagtaattttcattatttaatgaacatatatttaaaaattaaggttaagtatatatattttttaaaaataatttttattcgtagtttaaactttaaaactttatacATTTGTCAAAATTTTGTTACGTAATAAACGTATATTCAATATAAACTAACATGTTGAatttgttataatattttaatatagttaaaaatttgtttgtatataatagaaaatattaaatagactattttcaataatttcttttatacaaatatttacttaaaaatctaaaatttaaattaggaacaaaaattaattttacactaagacgaaaaatatatttactctttataaataaaatataaaagattgaTACTacaattatttatgaaaaaccAAATAAACCATACTCTTTCTCTTTTATTTGGATAAAGTATTCTCTTTCTATTCTAGTATTATTTCTTCAAATTGGAAGTTTTATGAGAATGTCAGAAAAAAGGAGGTTAGCTACTCCATGGTGTAGCgggaaaaaattaagaaaaggcGATCAGGTGTTATGAGAGATATAATACGGACAATAATATTTTAGACATCAATTTCGTGCActtgatatttaaataaattattattttattttaatataatattttattataaaatggttaaaaaataattagttttagtattaaagtgttaaataaactttatttataaaGTGTTTAAGTTTCATGAGATTTTTTTGGCTGATGGAAATATGATTACGTCATTTAacagtatatatataatattatgttctgcCTAACATAAAAGAATGTAtttatataagtaggtgcaTTGGTCTTGCCCGATCCTAAATCAGAAAAATATTTGTCTGTAATTGGAAATTTGGATGTGCGAGTAAAGCTGGATGCCGTCGCGCGTGAAGGTTATAAGTACTATCCTGCACTTTCTATGATGGCTTCTAAAGCATCCTATGAGAACCAAGCTTTCCTTAAAACTACTGTGGAAGATAATTGGAAGGTATTAAATAATTAGTATGTTAATGTcattattttaagtttaattttcttatgcaataaatagtttttgaatGAAAAAAACAATCCTTTGTTTAGTTACATAAATCAACTAAACAAAATTGACGTTAATTGTTGTGTTTTGATGATCCTTTTATCCACAAGTTCATTTTAATGTATATCTAATTCTATTTGTTTTCTGATTGGAATTTAACAGATGGAATTTGTCGGATTTTACAACTGCATGAATGGTAAGAACTGAAAACCATATCCTAAACTTTCAAATTAAATGCTAGCATAGTTCCAAAATTGAGAAAAAGACAGACTACCTAGCACAcgttttttattattcaaatttgaTATGGTGACTTTTGAAATTAGGCGGATGGttgtttttaattgaataagtCTCTGAGAATTAGTTTAACAACGTTGAATAAATTGTTCAGTTTTTCAACTGTACACAATTTTCATCTTTTTAAGGTTTATAATGTTTTCTATATTATTCTTAGGggatatacaatgaaatattgttgaaaagttttaaaatgtcaatttaattttttttaacagttAACTTAGAGATAATAATTAGAGATAATAATTGGAAAATATCATTGGCAAGCGAAATATATTAGGAGgataagtattttattttattaataaaaataaataaatatgaatcattgAGGAGACCTTTTtataaaacaacttttttttttaaaataaagaccttataagtttaataaaatttgtcaactcaaaataaaaaagaatagcAAAAAAAATACACCACAAAATCAACCTAAATCAACCTACTCAAAATTAATAAAGacttttgataaaaaaacaaacaatcaaacaaacaattttaatttttttaactggTGTATTGATCCTTTAATTTGTCTTTATTCTCTTCAATTGTGCTGGTGTTTGTTTTATGACAAAGATAGTTTTTGAGCATTTATCTGGAAGGCGTTTTGAGATTAGGTTATGATGATTTTTACTAGGTTATCTTTGTTTATGTAAATAGGTTAGATCATCCAGAAGTGATTCCCTTGTATATATTgctttattgctgataaaacaaaaaacaaacaagtaACCGGATTAAaacaccaataaaaaaaaataattagaagtAAATTTAGTTATAATCCATAAGCAAACTTTTAGTTAAACCAATGAAAATTTTTCACTATCACTTTCCCTTTAAAAATGCGCTTATTTTTTATAGTTTCAAATCCCACAAATAACTACAATTGAAACATAATGAGTCCGTCCAGGGTAAGTAAGTGTAGTTTTCCAAAAATTATTACGTTATTATacaataaactaatttttttgaGTTGTACTGGCAGATTATCAAGGAAAGACCACAACTCAAGTCTTGATTGCTTTGGATAAGCATGAAGATCAAGACACATATGTTGTAGCCTTCAGAGGAACGGAACCCTTCGATGCTGATGCATGGTGCACTGATCTTGATATCTCCTGGTATGGGATTCCCGGCGTTGGGAGAATTCATGGTGGGTTTATGAAAGCCTTAGGGCTACAGAAGAGCGTTGGGTGGACAAAGGAAATTGGAGAACGAGACGAGAGTGTTCCACCCTTAGCCTACTACCTCATCAGGGACATTCTAAGAAAAGCTTTGAGCGAAAACGAAAAGGCAAAGTTCATAGTGACAGGGCACAGTTTGGGAGGAGCACTCTCAATACTGTTTGGGACGATCTTGTGTTTGCACGAGGAGACGTTGTTGTTGGAGAGGCTGGAAGGGATCTACACCTTTGGGCAACCAAGGGTTGGAGATGGAGTGTATGCAAAGTATATGAAACGAAAATTAAAGGAACATTCTGTCAGGTATTGTAGGTTTGTTTACTGCAACGACCTTGTTCCGAGGTTGCCCTACGATGACCAGGAAATGATGTTCAAGCACTTTGGGACATGTCTTTTCTTTAACAGGCGCTATGAACTTCAGGTAACTTAGTAAAATATTCAGAagtttattagttttttttttttttttaatttgtaggCATATGTTGAGAGtgttgttatatttatatttgaatgCAGGTTGTTGAAGAGGAACCGAATAAGAATTACTTCTCACCGTGGTGCGTGATACCCATGATGTTGAACGCAATCTTAGAGCTGGTAAGGAGCTTCGTTATTGTCTACCAAAGTGGACCTTACTACAGAGAAGGATGGTTTCTGTTTGCTTTCAGGACTATAGGGATAATAATACCTGGTCTACCTGCTCATGGTCCCCAAGATTACATTAATTCCACTCTTTTAGGAACCATTGAAAAGCACTTCAAAGTAGAGTCATAAATGACCACGAAGTGCATTCATGCTTTATAATTCCAACTTCAAATCCAAACAAAAAGTTTCAGTCTAGGATTACTTTAACTTACAAGACATTCTTTTAATTGTGAAATtctattattatatttgtttagCATAAGAAAGCTAAGCTTTTTAAATTTGAGTGGCGATTTTGACACACAAATTACATTCATTCGACATTCTTAGAATAAACCCAttcgtttattttttaatttaaaattttaatatatattattatattataaaagttGGTTGTTAAGTATCTTTTTGGAGTGTCAAAATATTTGTTCTGATTAAATTTATGTGTTCAGTGTAAAAATGAGGTGGAATTTTTAGATTAGTTTTATGAGGAGGTTAAATCaattcatatattataataaatatcagtataaaatttaagtattcttaaagtaaaatattttttattgaaaaagaataaaataaataaacaaaatattttagaaatattttaacCTTCATAAGAAAAACATAAGCCTCCCTCCTctgacaaaaaaatataattacactacaaaaaaatcataaaataaaaaccaatttttagagataaaaaaattagttgcaatagtaactaaattagagaccatcttagaaactaaaaagacatttgtttctaaataagtttatattattttaaaatagtttttaaattagtatctaattaacaaccaatgtcttaactaccaattatttagtttctaagaTGTCAAAGGCCATTAAATTTTAGGATCTCATATGTTACCACCATTCACAATAAAATACACACACTTCAcatatcaatattttaatttattttttatttctttaatttaaaatattattatattattataatggttTGTTAAAgtatatgtattttaatttttgaatattaaagaaatattttcctAAATTTTAAGACAAAACTGCAATAAGTTAGATTTATCCCTATTAACATAAGTTCAGAGTTTGAATATGTACAACACTGAAATGAagagttagattttttatttatttatcagcAATCAAGAATATATATACACAAGAATCACCTTTGGGGTGATTCAATCCTTgtgattcaacccttatacaaaaaggTATGAGCAACCTAACTGCATAACACATTTCAAACATTTAAGAAATAAAGCAGCTCCTAATATAACCTGACAAAACCTGATAAAAACTTTCTTCGACATCCCACTAAAGAGAATACAGGCAAATCAAAGGGGTgagacaccaatcagaaaaataaaaactagttGAGGAAAACTTAAACCTGAGCCAAACTCAAATCTTCAACTAAAACAAAGAAATGATTTCATAAAAATCTAGAATTCACTCATTAAAAACTATCACGTCATATCATCATTAACTATATTCAATATAGTTGAATTAGTGCTCTACGTGTGTCgaaaattaatatttacaatAAACAACTTGctaattaacattataatttatattaaagaaaatatgtaatttttttaaaataattctatttacattgtaaaatattaataattattaaaaatctcATTTGAGTCACATTTTTATgtctatattatatatataaattaagaagtgaaatatatcaatttttATCCAAAAATAATTCATTCATATACTAATTAAGTTATATACTACTTACTTAATgaactaattaatattttaattagtttctattattaacaaaaatttataaattggtatctagcattaattatcaaaattttatctactaactactttataataaatcataaattataataaatacctttatcaaaacaattattacattaaacaatataatatatgtagatttaattacctttttcgtccctatatttatagccaatagtcaatttggtacagtggtttttaaaaaattcaatttggtccctaagttttttaaaatgtattcaaaatggtcctttcagttaaatatcaccaaacgtgcttatgtggcagacacgtgtaagttacgtggattgtgcttacattactttggtgaatactgaattagggtttaggttattcaaattggggatttcaaatttctgatttagggtttctgataCTAGGATTGCTCCCTTGGTTGGATTCTGTGGTGCGCTTCCCTGCTTCGATTCCATTCGGAGGTGTGCTCCCCTCATTCGATTTTGTGGTGCGATCGTGAGTTACGATGGTGAGTTGCGTCCCCATGGTGAACTCACTCATTTCTAAACatatgtattttgaaaaacaattattatagGACCAAACTGTGGTAGCTCTTATGGATTCATTAGTGAAGAAAATCTGCTTGTGTTTTATGTTCTAATATATTACATATCCTTTACCTTTTACCTACTTTacctttatattattataacatcACAGTTTTCCTTCATTTATTTAGTCTTTGATGAGATTGACCTCTGCTTGCTCTGAATTTTCTTGCTGTGTTGTCCAAATCAAAGTTTTTAATTGTTCATGATCCTAATCTGTTTGCACCATCCACGTAACTTACACGTGTttgccacataagcaccacttaacgccatttggtgatatttaacagaaatgaccattttgaatacattttaaaaaacttagggaccaaattgaattttttaaaaaccacggtaccaaattgactattggctataaatatagggacgaaaaaggtaattaaaccatatatgtaatagaaaatattttattataaaactaaaattaattacatatagtAATTGAGACTTTTCCTAACCAAATAATTTGCATATTTAAAAGATTTGGTTATCTAGTAAACCATGTTACATGTTCATTAGTAGCGTATTAGATACGTCAAAGATCGTTCTTTTCCTTTTTCGTTGTTGGAAGATAATCTCATAAATCTATCAAGATTCTAAATCAATTACGACACTCAATCCGATGGTTGGCATTAcaaatttactaaaaaaaagaGGTATTTTTTCGATGGTTGGCATTAcaaatttactaaaaaaataagtatttttatgcTTTCCTTCTCCAAGTTACAAGAATCTAGTTAACCACTACGACGAACACATGATGAGTTGTCAAATATCATACAGGACTCTAAAaggttgaaaatattttattaagataaattatcaatgaaacttttattatgaactcaaaaattatttttattgattaaaaaatattacgtCACTTATCTTTTTCTCCACATTATCATTTCGTTTTATAAGAGACTAATAGATTGAAATATCCTCAGAGGTTAAAGTGGCAATTTCTCTCAATTTGCTATTTtgacacttttatttttttcttatactcaaaattataattttataaattattagtttatggttatttttattattataatataatattttattataaataatcatTGTTGAAATGGATTTAGATAAAAAGGATGTTGTCAAAGAATATTTTTTCAACCAATAATATGTCTTGGAagatttgtattttattttttgtttgataaaaggagagaggaaaggaaaaagaagtATAAGAAATAAGACTATTGATGTTGATAGAGACCAATTAAGAAGGAGAATGTTCCTCTAATATGGACACTTTAACAAATGAATTTTGGTTGTTGGTGTAATGAAATAGCTTGATCACTCATccttattttgtttatttattagtTTGTTCCTTTTTGTTTGTTCATCTTGGTCTTGTACATAAATAAACGTGGGGAACGTTGAAGTCTTGAGACAATCAAAGGCATCAGaaaattctcttttcttctccCTTCTTGTTATTCTCTCGTTAGTCATGAGTGGTCCTTTTTCCTGTACCAAATGCATGAGTTTCTTTCAACTCTGTCTGGTCTTGTTTGTGAGATATTTGCAGCAAAAGATGTTTGCGCACTGTGTTGAGTTCATTGTGGAGCCAAGGTTCTACCCAAAATGGCGTATATTTTCATCGCTCTTAGCACAAAAGCTACTGCACTCCATGGCTAATATCTTAAAATGTATTGGAGATATCATTGAGGCTCTTCTGAACCCACAGGCTTCTCTCCACAACAATCTCCTCATGCTGCTATTCAACTCTATCCGAGGTCTGTTATCATCCTCCTTGTGTGCTGAACTTTATGTTTTGATTTTCTATggaacagtaccaccaaaatcTAACacatttgatatatatatagttgAATTCTTCATGATGTTGTTAGAAGTATGAGTACTATTGAGATTAATGGAAAAACTTTAGTTCAAGAAAGACTCAATTTTAACTATTTCTGTaccttgaaaaaaaaaaaagtatcagACACtgttgataaaatattttttttagttttaagtatatttttagtgtctaaaatttaaagtaattattatttcttatatttaaaaaatcatttaagtctttaaatttgaaaaatatgttttcaatctttaattactaaattaaagaaactaaaatgatatatttttaaaagtaagtAGTCTttaaacaattaattaatttgaggGATTAAAActacatataatttttaaatttaaagttttttttttttacatttggGAAACTAATATTGAATTCGCTCCAACTTTAAAGaacttaaaacataattaagagTTTATGGTAATTATAACTTCTCAAATTATTAGTAAAATAAGCATTTAAATTTGAATGGGACTAATAAAGTTTATACTTTGTGTATTTGATCCACTTTTACGTACAGGTAAGGAGCTAGTGAATAAAGATTGTAAAAATTATGTGTCAATAATTGGTCATTTGGACAAGCGACTAGAGTTGTTAGAGAATAGCATCAAAATTGAAGACCCCGATAGGTACAATGCTGTTTTGTCTATGATGGCTTCTAAAGTATCGTACGAGAATAAAGCTTTCGTTCATGATGTTGTGGTTGATCACTGGAAGgtatatataaaattacatttcaTGTTTCTTTTGTCATAAACATTTTAGTTAGTGTGCGTTTGAATGCATGGAAAGGGACTAAATGAAATggaaaattgaataaaatagaATTTAACCTTTATTTCGTTTTTTTGGATAGATAAACTATATACATGTTTGTATTTCATCATCTTTTTTCCAGATGCACTCTCAAAGCCAATTCTTGCAATAATTGTGATATTTGTATCATTTCCCTTTCAAACCAATCACTCTTCCATTTTTTGGGTTCCACTCTCAACCATTCTCATTTCATCTACCCATTTTCCTTAATGTAGGTGTCTTACAGATTAAATTTGCATACAGTCTTGGAAATTTGCATATTAATCATTATTCTTCTATATATTTATCCTTCCAAAATCTAATTTCAACCCTATCCTATGAAATGTGATAATCAAAccaattaattttcaaatgcATTTCTCAAGTCTCTCCACTAGCATGAGTCATGTCTCACTCCATATGAGTCCTTTAAATTTCTATAGTTATCATATTTAGACTATAGAACATTCTTTCACATTTcttgccttttttttttctagccTCCATTTCCACTTTGTTAGGAGAATTATATTAAACTTCTCTAGGTCTTTCACACCTAATCCACCCTGATTTTTTGGTTTGCAAACATTTTCCCACTTAACCTACACTATTTTTCTACCATAACTTCAAAGAAAATCTCTCCATTTTTCCTAATTTTTTCCCTACCCAACATGACATTTGAAAGAATGACTCATATAAGAGGGTGTTGTGATTACAGACTTTATTATACAAATTCTTCCTTGCAAAGGATAGTTATCTTCCTTTCCGTCTTGACATTCTCTTCCTAATTTTATTTAGTACCACATTCCAAAAGCTAAGCCTCCTTGGATTCCCCCTATTAGTAAATCTAAATATATGAATGGTATAGTCATGATCCTGCAATTGTGTACTTTTGAAAATTAATCTAAAATATGTCTCTCCACCCAGCTTACTTTTATGAAAGTTAATCTACTATACCATGATGTAAGATCAAAGCATCTCATTAtgttttttataacaaaaacatTATCTAATTTTGTCGTACACAGAAAATAATGTGTCATCGATAAATTGCAACAAATTAATCTTAACATATTCCTACCTTTATCCTTTCTAacatatatttttgaaattatatgtCTTACTAGCTCTGATAATTCTTTTGCAACTATTAGAAAATATGAATGGTGCTAGACAATCCCATTTTTAATTCCTAACGAGGGTTTGAACTCTTAGGTTGAACTTCCATTTACAAAAATAGATATTGATGATAATGTCAAACATCCTTCTATCCAAGTGATCCACTTAATATGAAACCCTAATTTTTCCATcatataataaagaaaattacaCCTTACTATCCATCTATTATTTCATTTACTGCCAGCACACTATCTAACATCATTCTATCATCATTCAATCATGAATAAATATTGATTGAGACAGGTCAATGACTCAaggtaaaattattttcaacctAATTGATAAGGTTTTTGATATAATCATATAAACACTCACTACCAAGAATATTGGCATAAACTCATCTAAACTTTGTCCGGGTGTCTCCCTTTTGGTTTAAGGAAGCATTACATCCCCGTTATAGTTTCCCATTGCTTTGGAAATCATTGACCGCTTTCATATTATCTACTTTGATAGTCTTCCAaaactttttaataaaagtaaagTTAAATCATCAAGGCTTGATCTCTTTTGACCATCATAATTCCACACTGTTTCTTTGACTTCCAATTCAGTAAAGTTGTTCATCAACATCCTATTGTTCTCTTCCGATATTGTACTAAACTCTACATTTCCCAATTTGATATCAAGACACGACTTTTCACTTAACCTTTTTCCAAAGAATGTTTTCACCTCCTTCTTCACAATAATAGGATCCTCACACCACTTACGATGCTCTGTTTAGTTAAAttgttatttccaaaagtttccAAGTTCACTCATTAATTAGTTTTCAAAGGATTGTTAATAACGAAGCTTTAGAAGGATAGGAAAAAATTAAATCATCAGACTAATCTTTTACAAGTTATTTACCTCAAGAAACTGCAGAAGAATTTTAGGATGCGTAAGtaacaaataaaaattctcAGCTTCTAAGTATTGATACTTTTTTTTACATTCTTTAAATTACCAGAAAGGTTAAGCTAATTGAATTAGAGTATCTCAATCTTACACTCATGCTATTTTTTTGCTCTCACGTAGATGGAGCTGGTTGAATATCGTGACTACTGGAATGGTAATAATTTATATAGAGGGGATTTGGTttaagaaaatgtttttttgttcacttttatttttaattacagagtgtacttttcattttgtcttttaatttcatttttttatagaaaaggTAGCAATATAAAAGAATACAAATATTTTCCATTAACTTTATACAAACTTTattgaaaacagaaaaaaagtaaacataaagcattttcttaaaataattcatCCTTGGAAAATCAAACTATACAATTTGTTATCAGATATCGAATTTGTTATCGGTTATGTGTGTGATGCATGGGTAGATTTTGTAAAGTTGAGTTGGACAAAGTGACAACTAATACAATTgtctaaaatttattaaaaattacaaattttgataattatcatttcttatttaatatttgtttccaattttttattttcaaataatttaaaacataacGTGTTTGTCAGCTTCTGAAAGATTAATAATTTGGTTGTGCTCGAAATTTTGCAGATTATCAAGAAAAAGCTACAACTCAGGCTTTTATCATGTTAGACAAACGTGAAGAGCACCATACGTACATGGTGGCTTTCAGAGGAACAGAACTCTTTGATGCTGATGCATGGTCCACTGATGTGGATATCTCATGGTTAGAAATTCCTGGTGTAGGAAGAATTCACGCTGGTTTCATGAAAGCCCTAGGGTTACCACTAGACTTGAAGAAAGAAGAGTTGATATGGCCTAAGAAAATAGAAACCGACGAGAACCGTCCACGTGCCTATTACTTCATAAGGGATTTACTAAAGAAGCATCTGAATGGAAATGAGAAAGCAAAGTTTAGTTTGACAGGCCATAGTCTTGGTGGAGCTCTTGCAATTCTGTTTCCCGCAATGCTTATGCTGCACGACGAG encodes:
- the LOC137808297 gene encoding triacylglycerol lipase OBL1-like; amino-acid sequence: METNCNCNKGFADSYMLLKPEEAGYFDLLRVLIFRNISQRKFVESHADDDLNETLGHRWLIFISILAQKLLQLMAKPLSLFGACVELLINLIALNGGVFWLVPNFIRGALVLPDPKSEKYLSVIGNLDVRVKLDAVAREGYKYYPALSMMASKASYENQAFLKTTVEDNWKMEFVGFYNCMNDYQGKTTTQVLIALDKHEDQDTYVVAFRGTEPFDADAWCTDLDISWYGIPGVGRIHGGFMKALGLQKSVGWTKEIGERDESVPPLAYYLIRDILRKALSENEKAKFIVTGHSLGGALSILFGTILCLHEETLLLERLEGIYTFGQPRVGDGVYAKYMKRKLKEHSVRYCRFVYCNDLVPRLPYDDQEMMFKHFGTCLFFNRRYELQVVEEEPNKNYFSPWCVIPMMLNAILELVRSFVIVYQSGPYYREGWFLFAFRTIGIIIPGLPAHGPQDYINSTLLGTIEKHFKVES
- the LOC137805966 gene encoding triacylglycerol lipase OBL1-like, with amino-acid sequence MSGPFSCTKCMSFFQLCLVLFVRYLQQKMFAHCVEFIVEPRFYPKWRIFSSLLAQKLLHSMANILKCIGDIIEALLNPQASLHNNLLMLLFNSIRGKELVNKDCKNYVSIIGHLDKRLELLENSIKIEDPDRYNAVLSMMASKVSYENKAFVHDVVVDHWKMELVEYRDYWNDYQEKATTQAFIMLDKREEHHTYMVAFRGTELFDADAWSTDVDISWLEIPGVGRIHAGFMKALGLPLDLKKEELIWPKKIETDENRPRAYYFIRDLLKKHLNGNEKAKFSLTGHSLGGALAILFPAMLMLHDETFLLERLEGVYTFGQPRVGNKTFASYMDKNLKHYSIKYFRFVYCNDIVPRLPFDDGILKFEHFGSCLYFDRSYNGKKMEEEPNKNYFSWKGMIEKKVNAFWELVRSFTIVYKYGDEYEEGWLLRFVRVLGLVLPAGIPAHCPQDYVNITRLGIPLHLD